From the Oryza glaberrima chromosome 5, OglaRS2, whole genome shotgun sequence genome, one window contains:
- the LOC127773128 gene encoding uncharacterized protein LOC127773128 produces the protein MRKVCPNLDREDGLDTVLEVPVPELHREAPRRRGRRGGGGTVKSWVRARMEHGRRRDGAAPSRAEVQLMLGVVGAPLVPQAVEARKAMVAGRGVGGEGEEPLDLEASKARYIVEQYVAAAGGEAALGAATSMYAMGKVRMRTTTTSKANKGKVMGVAAGGEVAGGFVVWQKKPELWCVEMVVAGGVKMSAGSDGKVAWRQTPWQEAHASRGPPRPLRRCIQGLDPKSTADLFSSAAWVGERCVDGDDCFVLRVDADHAVLRARSSGDVEVVRHAVLGYFSQRTGLLVRLEDSHLLRIGLAHAAAESAYWETTMESSIGDYRAVDGINIAHAGRTAVSLSRFESADDAAAAARGSNKRSWGTTTMEETWSIEEVDFNVVGLSMDCFLPPRDLVLNDCSKQQQKEDAAAAVVVKDAAGAAANAKGGSDDGKTNGGDVGRGVVVKKALVPAVTGLGWFGPAKVVAVDDTVDDGVAAAADDDK, from the exons ATGAGGAAGGTGTGCCCTAACCTTGACCGGGAGGACGGCCTCGACACCGTGCTGGAGGTGCCGGTGCCGGAGCTCCACCGcgaggcgccgcggcggcgagggcggcgcggcggcggcggcacggtgaaGTCGTGGGTGCGGGCGAGGATGGAGCACGGGCGGaggcgcgacggcgcggcgccgtcGCGCGCCGAGGTGCAGCTGATGCTCGGCGTGGTCGGCGCGCCGCTGGTGCCGCAGGCCGTGGAGGCGAGGAAGGCCATGGTGGCCGGGCGGGGCgtcgggggggagggggaggagccCCTGGACCTGGAGGCGTCCAAGGCGAGGTACATCGTCGAGCAGTacgtcgcggcggccggcggcgaggccgcgctGGGCGCCGCGACGAGCATGTACGCGATGGGGAAGGTGCggatgaggacgacgacgacgagcaagGCGAACAAGGGCAAGGTGATGggcgtggccgccggcggcgaggtggccggcggGTTCGTGGTGTGGCAGAAGAAGCCGGAGCTGTGGTGCGTGGAGAtggtcgtcgccggtggcgtcAAGATGAGCGCCGGCAGCGACGGCAAGGTCGCATGGCGCCAGACGCCATGGCAGGAAGCCCACGCCTCCCGTGGCCCGCCACGGCCGCTCCGCCGATGTATTCAG GGCTTGGACCCGAAGTCGACGGCCGACCTGTTCTCGAGCGCGGCGTGGGTGGGCGAGAGgtgcgtcgacggcgacgactgctTCGTGCTCCGCGTCGACGCCGACCACGCCGTGCTGCGCGCCCGGAGCAGCGGCGACGTCGAGGTGGTCCGGCACGCCGTGCTCGGCTACTTCAGCCAGAGGACGGGGCTGCTCGTCCGCCTCGAGGACAGCCACCTGCTGCGCATCGgcctcgcccacgccgccgccgagagcgCCTACTGGGAGACCACCATGGAGTCCTCCATCGGCGACTACCGCGCCGTCGACGGCATCAACATCGCGCACGCCGGCCGCACCGCCGTGTCGCTGTCCCGGTTCGAgagcgccgacgacgccgccgccgccgcgcgcggtaGTAATAAGCGGTCGTGGGGCACCACCACCATGGAGGAGACGTGGAGCATCGAGGAGGTGGACTTCAACGTCGTGGGGCTCTCCATGGATTGCTTCCTGCCTCCCCGGGACCTAGTGCTCAACGACtgcagcaagcagcagcagaaagaggacgccgccgccgccgtcgtcgtcaaggacgccgccggtgccgccgcgaACGCCAAGGGCGGTAGTGACGACGGCAAGACCAACGGCGGTGACGTCGGCCGCGGCGTGGTGGTGAAGAAGGCGCTTGTTCCGGCGGTGACCGGACTGGGTTGGTTCGGTCCGGCCAAGGTGGTTGCCGTCGACGACACGGTggacgacggcgtcgccgccgcagctgacGACGACAAGTAA